In one Sporomusa sphaeroides DSM 2875 genomic region, the following are encoded:
- a CDS encoding ABC transporter ATP-binding protein codes for MLLEAKDIAFGYKKNTTILANFRLTVGNHERVGIVAPSGFGKTTLCQILAGYIKPQCGQVLLDGQDIHRIKGYCPVQMIWQHPEKSVNPRLRMKETLAEGDELEERVIDGLGIERAWFDRFPGELSGGEMQRFCIARALGKRTQFLIADEISTMLDLITQSQIWSFLLQEVARRNIGLIAVTHSNALLAHIATRQVTLAPGCFTTGSAE; via the coding sequence GTGCTGTTAGAAGCAAAAGATATAGCTTTCGGGTATAAAAAGAATACAACTATTTTGGCAAACTTCCGGCTCACGGTGGGAAATCATGAGCGGGTGGGTATTGTGGCTCCCAGCGGTTTTGGCAAAACGACATTATGCCAGATTTTGGCGGGCTATATAAAGCCGCAGTGCGGTCAGGTCCTGCTGGACGGCCAGGACATTCACCGAATAAAAGGCTATTGTCCGGTGCAGATGATCTGGCAGCATCCGGAAAAATCGGTAAATCCCCGGCTGCGCATGAAGGAAACTCTTGCCGAAGGGGATGAGCTTGAGGAAAGGGTTATTGATGGTCTGGGTATCGAGCGGGCGTGGTTTGACCGTTTTCCCGGGGAATTGTCCGGGGGAGAAATGCAGCGGTTTTGCATTGCCAGGGCCTTGGGGAAACGGACGCAATTTCTCATTGCCGATGAAATCAGCACCATGCTGGATCTGATTACCCAAAGTCAAATATGGAGCTTTCTGCTGCAGGAAGTTGCCAGGCGAAACATCGGCCTCATTGCCGTAACCCATAGCAATGCCTTGCTGGCACACATAGCCACCCGGCAGGTGACGCTGGCGCCAGGCTGTTTTACAACCGGAAGCGCTGAATAG
- a CDS encoding ABC transporter ATP-binding protein, translated as MTCSNDKHILEINNLSIAFTQYEQGLRQIDLQVIHNLNVSVHEGEIVAVVGSSGSGKSLLAHAILGILPANCTAVGNIAVDGELVDAARIRELRGKKVVLVPQSVNYLDPLEKVGAQVRRERQEEAVRKRQEELFAFYKLPANTGELYPFELSGGMARRVLLSTAMMENPRLIIADEPTPGLHLAAAKNAMRHFREFADKGNGVLLITHDIELALEVADRIAVFYAGTTLEEALVTDFQSEDALRHPYTKALWRALPQNGFQPFPGNQPYVKAMPEGCPFGPRCSQFTPECVGEIPQRLLRCGTVRCIHAK; from the coding sequence GTGACTTGCAGCAATGATAAACACATTCTGGAAATAAACAACCTTTCTATTGCTTTTACGCAATATGAGCAGGGGCTCAGGCAAATTGATTTACAGGTCATTCACAACTTGAATGTCTCAGTGCATGAGGGAGAAATTGTGGCCGTGGTAGGGTCCAGCGGTTCGGGGAAAAGCCTGTTGGCCCATGCGATATTAGGAATTTTGCCGGCTAATTGTACGGCTGTGGGTAATATTGCTGTTGACGGTGAGTTAGTGGACGCAGCCCGCATCCGGGAACTGCGCGGCAAAAAAGTCGTGCTGGTTCCGCAAAGTGTAAACTATCTCGACCCGCTGGAGAAGGTGGGCGCGCAGGTGCGGCGGGAGCGGCAGGAGGAAGCTGTCCGCAAAAGACAGGAAGAGCTGTTTGCTTTTTACAAGCTGCCGGCAAATACCGGGGAACTTTATCCTTTTGAACTGTCAGGCGGTATGGCGCGGCGGGTTCTGCTTTCCACGGCGATGATGGAAAACCCCAGGCTGATTATTGCCGATGAACCGACGCCAGGTCTTCATCTGGCAGCAGCCAAAAATGCCATGCGGCATTTTCGTGAATTTGCCGATAAGGGCAACGGCGTGCTCTTAATTACCCATGATATTGAATTAGCTTTGGAAGTTGCCGACAGAATCGCTGTTTTTTATGCCGGCACCACGCTGGAGGAAGCGCTGGTAACGGATTTTCAATCCGAGGATGCCCTGCGTCATCCTTATACGAAAGCACTCTGGCGGGCTTTGCCCCAAAACGGTTTCCAGCCCTTTCCCGGTAATCAGCCTTATGTGAAAGCCATGCCAGAGGGTTGTCCCTTTGGTCCCAGGTGTTCGCAGTTCACGCCGGAATGTGTGGGCGAGATCCCGCAGCGGCTGCTGCGCTGCGGCACAGTCCGCTGCATTCATGCAAAGTAG
- a CDS encoding ABC transporter permease: protein MDNTIAVTVLQKHTPKRFNQRRLTIIYLTSAVVFLLAIAIIGTLAGEAAITTNFTQKNILPNIAHPFGTDWLGRDMLARTLKGMSISIFIGLLASVVSALIAVILGTAAATLGKKVDAVITWFIDLIMGIPHLLLLILISYALGRGTFGVIVAVAISHWPVLTRVIRGEILQLKEANYIKIAGKLGQSKVSIAIKHMVPHIFPQFLVGLVLLFPHAILHEAAITFLGFGLPPEQPGIGMILSESMQYLSLGMWWLALFPGLALLLTVLLFDLLGGNMRKLIDPHSAQD, encoded by the coding sequence ATGGATAATACAATCGCCGTTACCGTTTTACAGAAACACACGCCAAAACGTTTCAACCAACGCCGTCTGACCATTATATACTTGACTTCTGCCGTTGTTTTTTTGCTGGCTATTGCGATTATCGGCACTCTGGCAGGCGAGGCGGCGATAACGACGAATTTCACCCAGAAAAATATATTGCCGAATATAGCTCATCCCTTTGGCACCGACTGGCTGGGCCGGGATATGCTTGCCCGCACCCTGAAAGGCATGTCCATCAGTATTTTCATCGGACTGCTGGCTTCGGTGGTCAGTGCCCTGATTGCCGTTATTCTGGGAACGGCTGCTGCTACTTTAGGGAAAAAGGTGGATGCCGTCATTACCTGGTTTATCGACTTAATTATGGGTATTCCCCATCTGCTGCTGCTTATTCTTATCTCTTACGCGCTCGGCAGAGGCACTTTTGGCGTTATTGTTGCTGTGGCCATAAGCCACTGGCCGGTATTGACCCGGGTAATCCGGGGGGAAATTCTGCAATTGAAAGAAGCCAATTATATCAAAATTGCCGGTAAGCTGGGTCAGAGTAAAGTTAGTATTGCGATAAAGCATATGGTTCCTCATATTTTTCCGCAATTTTTAGTTGGTTTGGTACTGCTTTTTCCCCATGCCATCCTGCATGAAGCGGCCATTACCTTTTTGGGCTTTGGCCTGCCGCCGGAGCAGCCGGGTATTGGCATGATTCTGTCGGAAAGCATGCAGTATTTATCGCTGGGCATGTGGTGGCTGGCTCTTTTCCCCGGCTTGGCACTCTTACTAACGGTTCTGCTGTTTGACTTACTGGGCGGGAATATGCGCAAGCTGATAGATCCCCATAGTGCCCAGGATTAA
- a CDS encoding ABC transporter permease codes for MDSQACYSILKYVGKSLIKVISLLIAVSILSFILVSTSPVDPVRAYVGEVGMVNMNAESLARLEAYFGLNTPPAERYWNWFSDFVRGDMGLSLVYRQPVDEVIGVKFMNSLLLMLTAWFFSGILGFILGIIAGLYRGTWIDNLIKGYSLLIASTPTFWLALVLLMVFSVWLQLFPIGLSVPIGMKASEVTILDSIKHLVLPALTLSVIGVANIALHTREKMIDIMVEDYILFARARGKTRFSIIRHHALRNIMLPAITLQFASISEIFGGSVLVEQVFSYPGLGQAAVAAGLSGDAPLLLSIAVISAALVFTGNLIANLLYGFIDPRIRRGNMHG; via the coding sequence ATGGATTCACAAGCCTGTTACAGCATTTTGAAATATGTGGGGAAAAGCCTGATTAAAGTGATTTCCCTGTTAATCGCCGTGAGCATACTTTCTTTCATCCTGGTTTCAACATCGCCGGTAGACCCGGTCCGGGCATATGTGGGTGAAGTTGGCATGGTAAATATGAATGCGGAAAGTTTAGCCAGGCTGGAAGCCTATTTTGGTTTGAACACACCACCGGCGGAACGGTATTGGAACTGGTTTTCAGATTTTGTCCGGGGAGATATGGGATTATCCTTAGTTTACCGCCAGCCTGTTGACGAGGTCATTGGGGTTAAGTTCATGAACTCGCTGCTGCTCATGCTTACAGCGTGGTTCTTTTCGGGTATTTTGGGATTTATCCTTGGCATTATTGCCGGTTTGTATCGTGGTACCTGGATCGATAATTTGATTAAAGGGTATTCCCTGCTTATTGCTAGCACTCCGACCTTTTGGCTGGCGCTGGTATTGCTGATGGTTTTTTCCGTTTGGCTGCAGCTCTTTCCCATCGGCCTGAGTGTGCCGATTGGGATGAAGGCCTCGGAGGTGACCATTCTTGACAGCATAAAGCATTTGGTGCTGCCGGCGTTGACGCTGAGTGTGATCGGAGTTGCCAACATTGCACTTCACACCCGGGAAAAGATGATTGATATTATGGTGGAAGATTATATTCTGTTTGCCCGGGCACGGGGGAAAACCAGATTTTCCATCATCAGGCATCATGCGCTTCGCAATATTATGCTGCCTGCCATAACCTTGCAATTTGCTTCTATTAGTGAGATTTTCGGCGGTTCTGTCCTGGTGGAGCAGGTTTTTTCCTATCCCGGCCTGGGGCAGGCAGCAGTTGCCGCCGGCTTAAGCGGCGATGCTCCTTTGCTGTTAAGCATTGCGGTGATTAGTGCCGCCCTGGTGTTTACAGGCAATTTGATTGCCAATCTCTTATACGGTTTCATTGATCCCAGAATAAGGCGGGGGAATATGCATGGATAA
- a CDS encoding ABC transporter substrate-binding protein: MKKKLFAALCMMVISLVALAGCGGKTGEKNANAGMSGVGSVIIAMDTESEPAAGFDPIMGWAAGEHTHDPLFQSTLLITKDDITIGYDLAKEYTISPDGLTWTFKIRPDVKFTDGKPLTAKDVAFTYNQAMKQATDTDLSMLKSVEAVDDTTAVFHLNTPYSAFAYIAAVVGIVPEHAYNAATYGKNPIGSGRYILKQWDKGQQVIMEANPNYYGEKAKMKQVTIVFMSEAAAYAAAKGGQVDVAYTAPSYTVNPINGYKILAFDSVDIRGINLPCVPAGNKIAARKNGETLPAGNDVTANLAIRQAIARAVDREALVKNVLYGYGSVAYSDSVDEPWENEAMKTTYDPAKAKSILEADGWRLNADGIYEKQGLKAEFDLLYIASNSARTGIAMAVKEMLKEVGIKVNPVGSGWDKIATMAYETPHVFGAGLHSPAGIKSHYYTGKNYASYSNSAVDKHIEAALAATSVEDSYQYWKKAQWDGVSGVTPAADSPWVWLAEIKHIYFAKENLNVIDKKIHPHGYGWTIANNVDQWYWN, from the coding sequence ATGAAGAAAAAACTGTTTGCCGCATTGTGCATGATGGTGATTTCCCTAGTTGCTTTGGCCGGGTGTGGCGGTAAAACCGGTGAAAAGAATGCCAATGCCGGCATGTCCGGCGTTGGCAGCGTTATTATTGCCATGGATACCGAATCAGAACCTGCCGCCGGCTTTGATCCGATTATGGGGTGGGCTGCCGGTGAACATACACATGATCCTTTATTTCAAAGCACCTTATTGATCACCAAGGATGATATCACCATTGGCTATGACCTGGCCAAAGAGTACACGATTTCCCCTGATGGACTTACCTGGACCTTTAAAATTCGTCCTGATGTAAAATTTACTGACGGCAAGCCGCTTACCGCCAAAGATGTTGCCTTTACCTATAACCAGGCCATGAAGCAGGCGACAGATACCGATTTGTCCATGTTAAAGTCGGTGGAAGCTGTTGATGATACTACCGCAGTATTTCATTTGAATACCCCTTATTCCGCTTTTGCGTATATTGCCGCTGTAGTCGGCATTGTGCCCGAGCATGCCTATAATGCCGCAACCTATGGCAAAAATCCCATTGGTTCCGGCCGGTATATATTAAAACAGTGGGATAAAGGCCAGCAAGTCATTATGGAGGCCAATCCCAATTATTATGGTGAAAAAGCGAAAATGAAGCAAGTCACCATTGTCTTCATGTCAGAAGCCGCAGCGTATGCCGCCGCGAAAGGCGGTCAGGTGGATGTGGCCTATACAGCTCCTTCTTACACGGTTAACCCGATTAATGGCTATAAAATTCTGGCTTTCGATTCTGTGGATATTCGCGGCATCAATCTTCCCTGTGTTCCGGCAGGCAATAAGATAGCCGCCAGGAAAAATGGAGAAACTCTGCCTGCCGGCAATGATGTTACCGCCAACCTTGCTATCCGTCAGGCGATAGCCCGCGCCGTTGACCGGGAGGCTTTGGTGAAAAATGTTTTATACGGCTATGGCTCTGTTGCTTATAGCGACAGCGTGGATGAGCCATGGGAAAATGAGGCCATGAAGACAACCTATGACCCGGCCAAAGCAAAATCCATTCTAGAAGCCGACGGCTGGCGGTTAAATGCCGACGGTATCTATGAAAAGCAGGGACTAAAGGCAGAATTTGACCTGCTCTATATCGCTTCTAATTCTGCCCGGACCGGTATTGCCATGGCGGTGAAAGAAATGCTGAAAGAAGTGGGCATTAAAGTAAATCCGGTAGGTTCAGGCTGGGACAAAATTGCTACCATGGCTTATGAAACCCCGCATGTATTTGGGGCCGGCTTGCATTCCCCTGCCGGTATCAAGAGTCATTATTATACAGGCAAGAACTATGCTTCGTATTCCAATAGCGCGGTGGACAAGCATATTGAGGCTGCTTTAGCTGCCACCTCGGTGGAGGACTCGTACCAATACTGGAAAAAAGCTCAATGGGACGGCGTGAGCGGTGTTACTCCGGCAGCCGATTCCCCCTGGGTATGGCTTGCGGAAATCAAACATATTTATTTTGCCAAAGAAAATCTGAATGTGATTGACAAGAAAATTCATCCCCATGGATATGGCTGGACAATTGCCAACAACGTGGATCAATGGTATTGGAATTAG
- a CDS encoding energy-coupling factor ABC transporter permease, with amino-acid sequence MHMADALISPVVGGAMWAATAGLATYAAKKVQQDIDDRKIPLMGVLGAFVFAAQMINFTIPATGSSGHLGGGLLLAILLGPYAAFLTIASVLTIQALFFADGGLLALGCNIFNLGFFPCFIAYPFIYKPLAGKQLTQGRLCLAAVLAAVISLQLGAFSVVLDTVFSGISNLPFSAFVILMQPIHLAIGLVEGLVTAAVILFVAKEAPEILTKTAQGQRLGNIAVKPVLVTLLIAAMITGGALSWFASNSPDGLEWSIASVTGTDELEAPDGIHGILAGLQEKIAFLPDYNFKQEEQPVATEANAHETPAWPSVDTGTSVAGIAGSLLTLIFAFAIGKGLQRFAKQP; translated from the coding sequence ATGCATATGGCAGACGCATTAATTTCCCCGGTCGTTGGCGGGGCTATGTGGGCAGCTACCGCCGGCTTGGCTACTTATGCTGCCAAAAAAGTACAGCAGGATATTGATGATCGCAAAATTCCCTTGATGGGAGTATTGGGCGCTTTCGTTTTTGCTGCCCAAATGATTAATTTTACCATACCCGCGACAGGCTCCAGCGGCCATTTGGGCGGCGGCCTCCTGTTGGCTATCTTGTTAGGCCCTTACGCCGCTTTCTTAACCATCGCTTCTGTTCTAACCATTCAGGCTCTGTTTTTTGCCGACGGCGGCCTCTTAGCGCTTGGCTGTAATATTTTCAACCTCGGCTTTTTCCCTTGCTTTATTGCCTACCCGTTTATCTACAAACCGCTTGCCGGCAAACAGCTTACGCAAGGCCGATTATGTCTGGCCGCTGTCTTAGCTGCCGTCATTAGCCTCCAGTTGGGCGCTTTCAGCGTGGTTCTGGATACCGTATTTTCCGGCATTTCCAATTTACCCTTCAGCGCTTTTGTCATCCTTATGCAGCCTATTCACCTGGCCATCGGCCTTGTGGAAGGTCTGGTTACCGCAGCAGTAATCCTCTTTGTCGCCAAAGAAGCTCCGGAAATTCTCACAAAAACGGCCCAAGGCCAACGCCTGGGCAATATTGCCGTCAAACCGGTTCTCGTCACATTGCTGATTGCTGCCATGATTACCGGCGGGGCTTTATCCTGGTTTGCCTCCAACTCCCCTGACGGATTGGAGTGGTCAATTGCCAGTGTCACAGGTACGGATGAATTAGAAGCACCTGACGGAATTCACGGCATCCTTGCCGGGCTACAGGAAAAAATCGCCTTCCTCCCTGACTACAACTTCAAACAAGAAGAACAGCCTGTCGCCACTGAAGCCAACGCACACGAGACTCCTGCCTGGCCTTCTGTAGACACCGGCACTTCAGTAGCCGGAATTGCCGGTTCTCTCCTTACTTTGATTTTTGCTTTCGCCATTGGCAAAGGCCTGCAGCGTTTTGCCAAACAACCCTAA
- the cbiQ gene encoding cobalt ECF transporter T component CbiQ yields MIKIEANWIDLRYLDTLAMKSTPVHRLNPIVKLIATLVFIITVTSFPKYEISGLLPFFLFPAVLVSLGGLPLLPLCKRLLLVAPFIIFIGIFNPLLDHTPVSKLGSFVLTGGWLSFASITIRLYLTVTAALILVATTGMNALGLALARIGIPRIIVVQILFMYRYLHVLLEEFVRSIQAYSLRSLHGDGIRFQAWGSLLGQLLLRSIDRANRIYQSMLCRGFDGEVRLMHSAALHAADILYLAFWIVFCLSARSFNIPQLLGKLLMGV; encoded by the coding sequence ATGATTAAAATCGAAGCCAACTGGATAGATTTACGGTATCTTGACACACTTGCCATGAAAAGTACGCCTGTTCATCGCCTCAATCCCATTGTTAAACTAATTGCCACACTTGTTTTTATTATTACGGTTACTTCCTTTCCTAAATACGAAATCAGCGGCCTTCTGCCCTTTTTCCTGTTTCCGGCAGTTCTTGTTTCGCTTGGCGGCCTGCCGCTCTTGCCGCTATGTAAACGTTTGCTGTTAGTGGCTCCCTTTATCATATTCATAGGTATTTTCAACCCACTGCTTGACCATACACCGGTCAGCAAGCTCGGCTCTTTCGTACTAACAGGCGGCTGGCTGTCGTTTGCCTCTATCACCATCCGTCTGTACTTAACCGTAACTGCCGCCCTTATTCTGGTGGCAACCACCGGCATGAATGCCTTGGGATTGGCACTTGCCAGAATTGGCATTCCCAGAATTATAGTTGTTCAAATCCTATTCATGTACCGTTATCTGCATGTTTTGCTTGAAGAATTTGTCCGCAGTATTCAGGCTTACAGCTTGCGTTCCTTGCACGGAGACGGAATCCGGTTCCAGGCTTGGGGGTCGCTCCTGGGTCAGCTTCTGCTTCGCTCTATTGACCGGGCCAACCGTATTTATCAGTCCATGCTGTGCCGGGGCTTCGACGGCGAAGTGCGCCTTATGCACAGTGCCGCTTTACATGCAGCCGATATTCTCTATCTTGCCTTTTGGATAGTCTTCTGCCTCAGCGCCCGCAGTTTCAACATACCACAGCTTTTGGGCAAACTACTTATGGGGGTCTGA
- a CDS encoding energy-coupling factor ABC transporter ATP-binding protein — MSHHIVELKDVTYTYPDQTQALRGLSVRITHGESVAIVGANGSGKTTLLSHLIGVLFPTSGSINIGGYPVTKQTLPHIRRSVGMVFQNSDDQLFMPTVYDDVAFGPLNLKLPPDEVDSRVTTALNTVGALHLKDRTPYRLSGGQKRSVAIAAVLAMHPSILVMDEPTAGLDPLARRQLINLLKTFEHTKIIATHDLDLVLDLCVRTIVISAGTVLADGATLDIFHNQELLDQAHLEKPFRMQGCPVCNC; from the coding sequence TTGAGCCATCATATCGTCGAACTAAAAGATGTAACCTATACCTATCCTGACCAGACCCAGGCGCTTCGCGGCCTGTCTGTCCGCATCACCCATGGTGAATCTGTTGCCATTGTCGGTGCAAACGGTTCAGGGAAAACCACCCTGCTGTCACATTTAATTGGTGTACTCTTTCCTACCTCAGGCTCAATTAATATTGGCGGTTACCCTGTGACTAAACAAACCTTACCCCATATCCGCCGTTCAGTCGGTATGGTCTTTCAAAATTCCGATGACCAATTGTTCATGCCCACTGTCTATGACGATGTTGCTTTTGGCCCGCTAAACCTGAAACTGCCGCCAGACGAGGTGGATTCCCGGGTAACAACGGCCTTGAATACCGTAGGAGCACTGCATTTGAAAGATCGTACCCCTTACCGGCTGTCTGGCGGACAAAAAAGGTCTGTCGCCATTGCTGCCGTCCTGGCGATGCACCCCTCCATCCTAGTCATGGACGAACCTACCGCCGGCCTTGACCCGCTGGCCCGCCGCCAATTAATTAACCTGCTCAAAACCTTCGAACATACAAAAATAATTGCCACCCACGACCTTGACCTGGTGCTGGATCTGTGCGTCCGTACCATAGTCATAAGTGCCGGTACAGTGCTCGCTGACGGTGCTACGCTGGACATCTTCCACAACCAGGAACTCCTTGACCAGGCACATTTAGAAAAACCCTTCCGTATGCAAGGCTGCCCTGTCTGCAATTGTTGA
- a CDS encoding class I SAM-dependent methyltransferase, whose translation MNIDYFAEAWKKDLSELAATQEFWNMRADEFNQHGRSEDGNRSQQVIEFLADRNVLTANAEILDIGCGPGRYTLEFAKRAKQVTGLDISPNMLKHATENARQQAVANVRFELSPWETLTLKEHGWETKYDLVFASMCPGISSSDSLLKMCRASKGACFLSSFVEREDELRDRLYQAVYGQEPANRWGKTIYYAFNLLWLSGYYPEVTYHDNEFEHAWPLTKAVELYSHQLKHMHKATQTVEGIDEKITEYLDSLAVDGIVTEKVRSKTAWLYWRL comes from the coding sequence ATGAATATTGATTATTTTGCTGAAGCCTGGAAAAAGGATCTGTCCGAATTGGCCGCGACTCAAGAGTTCTGGAATATGCGGGCCGACGAGTTTAATCAGCATGGCAGGTCTGAGGACGGAAACCGGAGCCAACAGGTTATTGAATTTTTGGCAGACCGAAACGTCTTGACTGCAAATGCGGAAATTCTGGACATCGGTTGTGGCCCTGGCAGGTATACCCTGGAGTTTGCCAAAAGGGCCAAACAGGTAACCGGGCTGGACATTTCCCCGAATATGCTGAAACATGCCACTGAGAACGCCCGGCAGCAAGCGGTGGCTAATGTGCGCTTCGAACTGTCTCCCTGGGAAACGCTCACCCTGAAGGAGCACGGCTGGGAGACCAAATATGATTTGGTATTTGCCTCCATGTGTCCTGGAATCAGCAGCAGCGACAGCCTGCTGAAAATGTGCCGGGCCAGTAAGGGAGCCTGCTTTTTAAGCAGTTTTGTCGAACGGGAGGATGAATTAAGAGACAGGCTGTACCAGGCGGTGTATGGCCAAGAGCCGGCTAACCGCTGGGGTAAGACGATATACTATGCCTTTAATCTGCTATGGCTGTCAGGCTATTATCCGGAAGTAACCTATCATGACAACGAGTTTGAACATGCCTGGCCGCTGACTAAAGCTGTCGAGCTCTACAGCCACCAGTTAAAACACATGCACAAGGCAACCCAGACAGTCGAGGGGATCGATGAGAAAATTACCGAATACTTGGACAGCCTGGCGGTTGATGGCATTGTCACGGAAAAAGTACGGTCCAAGACTGCCTGGTTATACTGGAGATTATAA
- a CDS encoding FmdE family protein, translated as MNRQEWEKCVKFHGHECPGLAIGFKACEAAREKLGIVFSEDEEVVCVTENDACGVDAIQVITGCTMGKGNLLYRSTGKQAYSFYNRSTGESVRLVLKPFGGDMDREKRQAYLLAAPAGEIFEFKTPKYAVPEKARLFSTIFCEECNEGSPEHKIRLQAGKKVCQDCFAEYNRGW; from the coding sequence GTGAACAGACAGGAATGGGAAAAATGCGTGAAATTTCACGGGCATGAGTGTCCGGGGCTGGCGATAGGCTTCAAAGCCTGCGAAGCCGCCAGGGAAAAATTAGGCATTGTGTTTTCAGAGGATGAAGAAGTGGTGTGCGTTACCGAAAATGATGCTTGTGGTGTTGATGCCATTCAGGTAATCACAGGCTGCACCATGGGCAAGGGGAATCTTTTATACCGCAGCACCGGCAAACAGGCGTACAGCTTTTACAACCGTTCTACCGGCGAAAGTGTCCGGCTGGTATTAAAACCGTTTGGGGGTGATATGGACCGGGAGAAACGCCAGGCCTATTTGCTGGCGGCACCGGCCGGCGAAATTTTTGAATTCAAAACCCCAAAATATGCAGTGCCGGAAAAAGCCCGGTTGTTTAGTACTATATTTTGTGAAGAATGCAACGAAGGCTCACCGGAACACAAAATCAGGCTGCAGGCAGGAAAAAAGGTTTGCCAGGATTGTTTTGCCGAGTACAACCGGGGATGGTAA
- a CDS encoding ABC transporter substrate-binding protein, protein MKSWLHKAVVLAIALFGMMLAGGCGAGENNSAAADTNKPLVINLSGGDSGLPSPYSHYPRGPGTFKMSLIFDSLLERGEQGYIPWLAEKWELSPDGKVYTFTLRQGVKWHDGRPLTAQDVKFTLEYFAKHIPVSNDLEIDGKTIVESAEVINDHTIKIAVTKPNATILGRLGTVRIIPRHVWEKVDDPKKFTAPAATIGCGPYVLKEYHKEQGAYKFEAFAGYWGPKPQVQVLQFIPVSDSMLAFNKGEIDLTAVTADLLARYENNKEYVIKQNPAFWGYRLLFNMEKRPELKDKQVRQAFAYAINRQELVDKVARGAAIPASAGYLPVSHIWYNPNVKQYDFNIEKAKELLQGKKLTFTLLISSEEARIAELLKISLAQAGIELVIRSVDGKTRDAAVISGDYELIINGHGGWGGDADLLRTAYVAQSPDQSPSSRGIRGYSNETISTLCKQQLVELDPVKRKMLIFRLQEVIAEEIPQIPLMNTTGYIVYRPAKYSNWRYMFDHHEVSHNKLSYLAVQ, encoded by the coding sequence TTGAAAAGCTGGTTGCATAAAGCAGTTGTACTGGCAATAGCCCTTTTCGGGATGATGCTGGCAGGCGGCTGCGGCGCCGGTGAAAATAACAGCGCCGCAGCAGATACCAATAAACCGCTGGTCATTAATCTGAGCGGCGGCGACTCCGGCCTCCCCTCGCCTTATAGCCACTACCCCCGGGGACCGGGTACATTTAAAATGAGCCTGATTTTTGACAGTCTGCTGGAGCGGGGGGAACAAGGGTATATTCCCTGGCTGGCGGAAAAATGGGAGTTATCGCCGGATGGCAAGGTATATACTTTCACGCTGCGTCAAGGGGTCAAATGGCATGACGGCAGACCCCTGACCGCACAGGATGTCAAATTTACCTTAGAATATTTTGCAAAACATATTCCGGTCAGCAATGACTTGGAGATTGACGGCAAAACAATTGTAGAATCGGCGGAAGTGATAAATGATCATACAATAAAAATTGCCGTGACCAAGCCCAATGCCACGATCCTGGGCCGGCTGGGAACTGTCAGAATTATCCCCAGGCATGTCTGGGAAAAAGTCGATGATCCGAAAAAGTTTACCGCTCCGGCAGCAACCATTGGCTGTGGACCGTATGTCCTGAAAGAGTACCATAAAGAGCAGGGAGCCTACAAATTTGAGGCGTTTGCCGGGTATTGGGGCCCCAAACCGCAAGTGCAGGTACTGCAGTTTATTCCTGTCAGCGACAGTATGCTGGCCTTTAATAAAGGCGAAATCGATCTGACTGCCGTGACTGCGGACTTGCTGGCAAGGTATGAAAATAATAAAGAATATGTCATTAAGCAAAACCCGGCGTTTTGGGGGTACCGGCTGCTCTTTAATATGGAAAAGCGCCCGGAGCTGAAAGATAAGCAGGTGCGGCAAGCCTTTGCCTATGCGATTAACCGCCAGGAGCTGGTCGATAAAGTTGCGCGGGGAGCGGCGATCCCGGCAAGTGCCGGCTATCTGCCGGTAAGCCATATCTGGTATAACCCGAATGTCAAACAATATGATTTCAATATCGAAAAAGCTAAAGAACTGCTGCAGGGGAAAAAACTAACCTTCACTCTGCTCATCTCAAGCGAGGAAGCAAGAATTGCCGAACTGCTGAAGATCAGCCTTGCCCAGGCAGGAATTGAGCTTGTCATCAGGAGCGTGGACGGCAAAACACGCGATGCGGCGGTTATAAGCGGTGATTATGAACTGATTATCAACGGCCATGGCGGCTGGGGCGGCGATGCCGATTTACTGAGAACAGCCTATGTTGCACAATCCCCGGACCAAAGTCCGTCGTCCCGCGGGATACGCGGCTACAGCAATGAAACCATTAGTACCTTATGCAAACAGCAGCTGGTGGAACTAGATCCGGTAAAACGCAAAATGCTGATTTTCAGGCTGCAGGAGGTAATCGCGGAGGAAATACCGCAAATACCGCTCATGAATACGACCGGCTATATTGTGTACCGGCCTGCAAAGTATAGCAACTGGAGGTATATGTTTGACCATCATGAAGTCTCTCATAACAAGCTTTCGTACCTTGCCGTCCAGTAA